The proteins below come from a single Methanospirillum lacunae genomic window:
- a CDS encoding glycosyltransferase family 2 protein — MISETILVESSISKNKNDFHNNSNSNVSNEHLSIQDLVFHPLLSQENTDIFKDNPDDEMNIDKKKNINSENFSYPDVSRVLGCINQVLKLTRYTPPNISPSGKAQICDTIAIIPAYNEELTIGMVVMLSLQHVGRVVVVDDGSIDRTAEIAWLSGADVVRVEPNKGKANAVKVGVARAREIGCNALVMIDADGQHNPSEIPDLLDPILSGNADLVIGSRCLNGNSQEIPSYRRLGQITLDIATNLECSYKCTDSQSGFRALSKKAIDKFDFPSDGYNLESDMLEHYSRIGLTITEVPITVRYEVPFKHKKNPLSHGADIITHIIGIIGYRRPLLSFGVSGFTCALFGIILGFFAFDQYYSTGKFVFIFTMFSGVSMVLGLLLITTGLILNSLVKIVKMGDFSNAHRI; from the coding sequence ATGATATCAGAGACAATTCTTGTTGAGTCTTCAATATCTAAAAATAAGAATGATTTTCACAATAATAGTAATTCTAATGTATCTAACGAGCATTTATCGATTCAGGATTTAGTTTTTCATCCACTACTTTCTCAGGAAAATACTGATATTTTTAAAGATAATCCTGATGATGAGATGAATATTGATAAGAAAAAAAATATCAATTCTGAAAATTTTTCATATCCTGATGTTTCCAGAGTATTAGGTTGTATAAATCAGGTTCTTAAGTTAACCCGATATACCCCCCCAAATATTTCTCCTTCTGGGAAAGCTCAAATATGTGATACAATTGCAATTATTCCAGCATATAATGAAGAATTAACTATAGGAATGGTTGTAATGCTAAGCCTTCAACATGTAGGGAGAGTTGTTGTAGTAGATGATGGTTCAATAGATCGCACTGCTGAAATTGCATGGTTATCTGGTGCTGATGTTGTTCGGGTTGAACCAAACAAAGGTAAAGCAAATGCTGTAAAGGTTGGGGTAGCAAGAGCCCGAGAAATCGGGTGTAATGCACTAGTTATGATCGATGCTGACGGACAACACAATCCAAGTGAGATCCCAGATTTACTTGATCCAATTCTATCTGGTAATGCTGATCTTGTTATTGGATCCCGATGCCTTAATGGTAATAGTCAAGAAATTCCATCATATCGAAGGTTAGGTCAGATAACACTTGACATTGCAACAAACCTTGAATGCTCATACAAATGTACAGATTCCCAATCCGGGTTCCGAGCACTTAGTAAAAAAGCCATTGACAAATTTGACTTTCCATCTGACGGATATAATCTCGAATCAGATATGCTCGAACATTATTCAAGGATTGGGCTAACAATAACTGAAGTACCTATTACAGTACGATACGAAGTACCATTCAAACATAAGAAGAATCCTCTCAGTCATGGTGCAGATATAATCACTCATATTATCGGGATAATAGGATATCGCAGACCATTACTATCTTTTGGAGTATCTGGATTTACATGTGCTTTATTTGGAATTATATTAGGGTTTTTTGCATTTGATCAATATTATTCAACAGGAAAGTTTGTATTTATTTTTACAATGTTTAGTGGTGTATCTATGGTTTTAGGATTATTACTTATCACAACGGGTTTGATTCTAAATTCTTTAGTAAAAATTGTCAAAATGGGAGATTTCTCCAATGCTCATAGAATTTAG
- the wecB gene encoding non-hydrolyzing UDP-N-acetylglucosamine 2-epimerase: protein MITIILGTRPEIIKMAPVIRACKKYNIAFSILHTGQHYSYEMDRVFFEDLLLPLPHYNLDVGSGSHAEQTASLMTGIEQVLVNNTPDVVLVQGDTNTVLAGGLVGAKLHIPVGHVEAGLRSYDRTMPEEINRIVVDHVSDYLFAPTKLSTHNLIKEGIEESKIYTTGNTVVDSLFQNLKIAEEKSEVVEKNSLTSGDYLLVTVHRAENVDYYPQLSRIITGIQKVSDIYSLPVIFPMHPRTQKMIQKFRISTDGIKVISPVSYLDFLKLEKNARMILTDSGGVQEEACILQVPCVTLRENTERPETVDVKANILAGSDPDKITAATKVMISSHSDWINPYGDGNAGERIVEICESHI from the coding sequence ATGATCACTATTATTCTAGGAACAAGACCAGAGATTATTAAAATGGCCCCGGTAATCAGGGCATGTAAAAAATATAATATTGCTTTTTCAATATTGCATACCGGTCAACATTATTCATATGAAATGGATCGAGTTTTTTTTGAGGACCTTTTGTTACCTCTTCCCCACTATAATCTGGATGTAGGTTCTGGTAGTCATGCAGAACAGACAGCATCATTAATGACTGGTATTGAACAGGTATTAGTTAATAATACCCCGGATGTTGTTCTTGTCCAGGGTGATACCAATACAGTCCTTGCCGGGGGACTAGTTGGAGCGAAACTCCACATTCCAGTTGGTCATGTAGAAGCAGGACTCAGGAGTTATGATAGAACTATGCCTGAAGAGATCAATCGGATTGTAGTTGATCATGTGTCAGATTACCTTTTTGCTCCAACAAAATTGTCAACCCATAATCTGATCAAAGAAGGAATTGAGGAATCAAAAATATATACCACCGGGAATACCGTGGTTGATTCACTATTTCAGAACCTGAAGATTGCTGAAGAAAAATCAGAAGTTGTTGAAAAAAATAGCCTTACTTCAGGAGATTATCTGCTTGTCACTGTTCATAGAGCTGAGAATGTTGATTATTACCCACAATTAAGTCGAATAATTACAGGTATTCAAAAAGTAAGTGATATCTATTCTCTTCCTGTAATTTTTCCAATGCATCCAAGAACTCAAAAAATGATTCAAAAATTTCGCATATCCACAGATGGCATTAAAGTCATTTCTCCGGTAAGTTATCTTGATTTTCTTAAACTTGAAAAAAATGCCCGAATGATCCTTACAGACTCAGGAGGTGTCCAGGAAGAAGCATGTATTCTTCAGGTCCCTTGTGTTACACTGAGGGAGAACACTGAAAGACCGGAGACTGTTGATGTTAAAGCAAATATCCTCGCGGGAAGTGATCCGGACAAAATAACCGCTGCTACCAAAGTTATGATTTCATCACATTCAGATTGGATTAATCCATATGGAGATGGAAATGCAGGAGAGAGAATTGTTGAGATTTGTGAATCTCATATATAA
- a CDS encoding NAD-dependent epimerase/dehydratase family protein → MSSKKILVTGGAGFIGTNLVNELRSRGHDVIAADIANHDIDSYIRADVKNFRQIERIFDKNKFDYVYHLAAEYGRWNGEDYYENLWQTNVIGTKHMLRLQEKLKFRMIFYSSAEVYGDYTGIMTEDVMEINPVKDTYQMNDYAITKWAGELMCMNSAKMFGTETVRVRPVNCYGPHEHYTPYRGFIPKFIYQALHNQPYSVFKDHKRIIDFVEDSCRTWANIVDNFIPGEVYNVAGRPEWERDIKQYSDLILKEIGINDSLVTYHESEPFTTKIKTIDCTKAIKDLHHNPLVTPEEGIKRTVEWMKWFYRI, encoded by the coding sequence ATGAGTTCAAAAAAGATACTTGTAACAGGCGGCGCAGGATTTATCGGAACCAACTTAGTGAATGAACTTCGCTCCAGGGGCCATGATGTTATTGCTGCTGATATTGCAAATCATGATATTGACAGTTATATCAGAGCTGATGTAAAAAATTTTCGCCAAATTGAACGCATTTTTGATAAAAATAAATTTGATTATGTTTACCACCTTGCTGCAGAGTATGGGCGTTGGAATGGTGAAGATTATTATGAAAACCTCTGGCAAACCAATGTGATCGGAACGAAACATATGCTCAGACTACAGGAAAAATTAAAATTCAGGATGATTTTTTATTCCAGTGCTGAAGTGTATGGTGATTACACCGGTATTATGACAGAAGATGTCATGGAAATTAATCCGGTAAAAGATACCTATCAGATGAATGACTATGCCATAACCAAATGGGCAGGTGAACTCATGTGTATGAACTCAGCAAAGATGTTTGGTACAGAAACAGTCAGAGTGAGACCTGTTAATTGTTATGGCCCTCATGAACATTATACCCCATATAGAGGTTTTATTCCAAAATTCATATATCAGGCTCTTCATAATCAACCGTATTCAGTTTTTAAGGATCATAAACGGATAATTGATTTTGTTGAGGATTCGTGTAGAACCTGGGCAAATATTGTTGACAATTTCATTCCAGGTGAAGTATACAATGTCGCCGGAAGACCAGAGTGGGAGAGAGATATCAAGCAATATTCTGACTTAATCCTGAAAGAAATCGGCATCAATGATTCTTTGGTTACATATCATGAATCTGAACCATTTACGACCAAGATTAAAACAATAGATTGTACAAAAGCAATTAAGGATCTTCATCATAACCCACTGGTAACTCCAGAAGAAGGTATTAAGCGAACTGTTGAATGGATGAAATGGTTTTACCGTATCTAG
- a CDS encoding NAD-dependent epimerase/dehydratase family protein encodes MNDINEGFEDKTILVTGGAGAVGGNLVRALDALDTKKIIILDNLSSSYVWNIPKSPKIQFIQGDILNDENLKWAFREKPQIVYHLAAHFANQNSVDSPEKDLLVNGLGILKVLQYAQLGSVDRFVYSSSGCGVYGLDSKMPFEEHDISIHLHTPYQVTKLLGELYTNYFYNMYDLPIVNARFFNSFGPGEVPGKYRNVIPNFFYWSMKGLPLPITGDGTETRDWTYVGDIVNGLLAMGVQEKAIGEAFNLGAGKEQRVIDMANAVNNLTGNVAGIKYTQRRDWDVKTRLLSCIDKSRKNLKYNPVIDFSKGLEKTHEWFVENWNDIKNCAEFS; translated from the coding sequence ATGAATGATATAAATGAAGGATTTGAAGACAAGACGATATTGGTCACCGGAGGTGCAGGAGCAGTAGGTGGAAACTTAGTCAGAGCATTAGATGCACTTGATACCAAGAAGATTATAATTTTGGATAATCTTTCTTCTTCTTATGTCTGGAACATCCCTAAAAGTCCAAAAATTCAGTTTATACAGGGTGATATACTAAATGATGAAAACCTAAAATGGGCATTCCGTGAGAAACCCCAAATTGTATATCATCTTGCTGCTCATTTTGCTAACCAGAACTCTGTAGATAGCCCTGAAAAAGACCTTTTGGTAAATGGATTAGGAATTCTAAAAGTTCTCCAATATGCACAACTTGGATCAGTAGATCGGTTCGTATATTCCTCTTCAGGTTGCGGAGTATATGGCCTAGATTCAAAGATGCCTTTTGAAGAACATGATATCTCTATTCATCTCCATACTCCTTACCAGGTTACAAAACTTCTCGGAGAGTTATACACGAATTATTTTTATAATATGTATGACCTCCCAATTGTAAATGCACGTTTTTTTAATTCATTTGGGCCTGGGGAAGTCCCAGGTAAGTATCGTAATGTAATACCAAATTTCTTTTACTGGTCAATGAAGGGGTTACCACTTCCAATCACCGGAGATGGTACAGAAACACGTGACTGGACCTATGTTGGGGATATTGTAAATGGTTTACTTGCAATGGGAGTACAAGAAAAAGCTATTGGTGAAGCATTTAACCTTGGAGCAGGAAAAGAGCAACGTGTTATCGATATGGCAAATGCTGTGAACAACCTAACAGGAAATGTTGCCGGGATTAAATATACACAACGACGAGATTGGGACGTAAAAACAAGATTATTATCATGTATTGATAAATCACGCAAGAATCTGAAGTATAATCCGGTAATAGATTTTTCAAAAGGGTTAGAAAAAACACATGAATGGTTTGTTGAAAATTGGAATGATATAAAAAATTGTGCAGAATTTTCCTAA
- a CDS encoding glycosyltransferase family 4 protein, translated as MKILIIQDTDWIRRNPYQHTHLAERLVQKGHEIRVIDYEILWKDEGKKELLSKREVHHVSRIFPDVNIMVIRPPILKISVLDYLSMVFTYRSEINRQIKEFKPDLIWGNDILTTFLAYRAAKKNRIPTLFYSIDIDYRLIPQKYLQPIGKMIESWNIRNADLVLSINEGLREYTIRMGASQEKTDVIRAGIDLSKYDPSKNVRNEIRMQYGIKKDDIVLFFMGWLYNFSGLKEVAHELAKIIEKYPNLKLFIVGDGDAYNDLMIIRKKMNLQKNLILTGKQPFEKISSLIACADICLLPAHDNEIMHDIVPIKMYEYLAMGKPIISTKLYGIMKEFGDGHGVIYADTPKDVLKVVLNTINNSNLIKEGKNSRKFVEKSSWTAITDIFDAKIKEVI; from the coding sequence ATGAAAATATTAATCATTCAGGATACTGACTGGATTCGTAGAAATCCATATCAACATACCCATCTAGCTGAACGATTAGTTCAGAAAGGCCATGAAATCCGGGTAATTGATTATGAAATTCTATGGAAAGATGAAGGAAAAAAGGAGTTATTATCAAAAAGAGAAGTTCATCACGTTTCCAGGATTTTTCCGGATGTAAATATTATGGTGATACGACCTCCAATTTTAAAAATATCCGTTTTAGATTATCTTTCGATGGTTTTTACTTATCGGTCAGAAATTAACCGACAGATCAAAGAATTTAAACCTGATTTAATCTGGGGCAATGATATTCTTACTACTTTTTTAGCATATCGTGCTGCAAAAAAAAATCGAATTCCAACGTTATTTTATTCAATAGATATAGATTATCGGTTGATTCCACAAAAGTATTTACAGCCGATCGGAAAAATGATTGAAAGTTGGAATATTCGTAATGCTGATTTAGTCCTTTCAATTAACGAAGGGTTAAGGGAATATACAATTCGGATGGGAGCCTCACAAGAAAAAACCGATGTGATACGAGCTGGGATAGACCTCAGCAAATATGATCCTTCGAAAAATGTCAGAAATGAAATCCGTATGCAATACGGAATTAAGAAAGATGATATTGTCCTATTCTTTATGGGTTGGTTGTATAACTTTTCAGGGCTTAAAGAAGTTGCACATGAATTAGCGAAAATAATAGAGAAATATCCCAACCTGAAATTATTTATTGTAGGGGATGGTGATGCGTATAATGATTTAATGATTATTAGAAAGAAGATGAATCTTCAAAAAAATTTAATATTAACAGGGAAACAACCTTTTGAAAAGATTTCATCATTAATTGCATGTGCTGATATTTGCCTTCTTCCTGCACATGATAATGAAATTATGCACGATATTGTCCCAATTAAAATGTATGAATATCTAGCGATGGGTAAGCCAATAATTTCAACAAAATTGTATGGAATTATGAAAGAGTTTGGAGACGGTCATGGTGTTATCTATGCTGATACTCCAAAAGACGTTTTAAAAGTTGTGCTCAACACCATTAATAATAGTAATTTAATAAAAGAAGGAAAAAATTCCAGAAAATTTGTAGAAAAGAGTAGTTGGACTGCAATCACTGACATTTTTGATGCTAAAATTAAGGAAGTAATATGA
- a CDS encoding glycosyltransferase, with product MNILQVIPYFNPKRGGDVKVCYEISKYLKYYGHNVTIITTDLEYNVEFVNLVQRIGIKVISFPIFLNITLFLYTPSIKKWLYDNINTFDLIHLHNYRTYQNVIVSSYAKKYKVPYLIQAHGDLPYYTKKMLKLIFDVKWGRNILKNANMSIALTNDEFNYYIKEGVASSKIIIVPNGLELKDYEKLPVKGTFRKKFKLVNEDKVILYVGRIHHSKGLDFLIRSFSILGKKDSTFKLVLIGPDYGYQKKLVNLINELNISNSVKIIGYLSNLEKIQAFIDSDVFVTPRFYGFPVTFLEACICNIPIVTTNFFDQLEWINNFVGYSVDYDEKKFALAISSLIADENKRIEFGHNGKNLILNKFNWKTIVQDLSIKYEQMITRSPNQL from the coding sequence ATGAATATCCTTCAGGTAATTCCATATTTTAATCCAAAAAGGGGCGGAGATGTAAAGGTATGCTATGAAATATCTAAATACTTAAAATATTATGGACATAATGTGACAATTATTACAACAGACCTTGAATATAATGTAGAATTTGTCAATTTAGTTCAAAGAATTGGTATAAAGGTGATTAGTTTCCCAATTTTTTTAAATATAACCTTATTTTTATACACGCCATCTATAAAAAAATGGCTTTATGATAATATAAATACATTCGACTTAATTCATCTACATAATTATCGAACATATCAAAATGTAATTGTTTCTTCATACGCCAAAAAATATAAAGTTCCTTATTTAATACAAGCACATGGAGATTTACCATATTATACAAAGAAAATGCTAAAATTGATTTTCGATGTTAAATGGGGTCGAAATATATTAAAAAATGCCAATATGTCTATTGCACTTACAAATGATGAATTTAATTATTATATCAAAGAAGGAGTAGCCTCCTCTAAAATAATAATCGTCCCTAATGGATTAGAATTAAAAGATTATGAAAAATTACCAGTTAAAGGCACTTTTAGAAAAAAATTTAAACTAGTGAATGAGGATAAGGTTATTCTATATGTTGGAAGAATTCATCATAGTAAAGGATTAGATTTTCTAATTCGCTCATTTTCCATATTAGGAAAAAAAGACTCCACTTTTAAACTTGTATTAATAGGACCAGATTATGGATATCAGAAAAAACTAGTAAATTTAATAAATGAGTTGAATATTTCTAACTCAGTAAAAATAATAGGATATTTAAGTAATCTAGAAAAAATTCAAGCATTCATTGATTCGGATGTCTTTGTTACACCACGTTTTTATGGATTTCCGGTTACTTTTTTAGAAGCATGTATATGTAATATTCCCATTGTTACAACAAACTTTTTCGATCAACTTGAATGGATCAACAATTTTGTTGGTTATTCTGTAGATTATGATGAAAAAAAATTTGCTCTAGCAATTTCTAGTTTAATTGCTGACGAAAATAAGAGAATTGAATTCGGCCATAATGGCAAGAATCTGATTCTCAATAAGTTTAATTGGAAAACTATTGTTCAAGATCTATCAATAAAATACGAACAAATGATTACTAGATCGCCTAACCAATTGTGA
- a CDS encoding class I SAM-dependent methyltransferase, with protein MNFFKFNIDQAIRNVQNDFPFGQEYMDPFNLKYKYIISEILQFAPPPSNILSIGAGPCDLEAILADMYFQVTAIDDLNDHWHLLGNNRIRIKEFAQRHNVDLLESSVKGIKNKDEQYDVVLLLDIIEHIVGSPRELLNYAISSLKPNGLLIIQTPNTASLNHRIKIIFGKSNQVDLNFIFWNIGEYRSHFREYTRFEMEQMLSFENLININSKMRNILLYLIPHKRFLEKVVFITYRLICDLWPNFRDSILISGRKPSNWSSIEPSLSKFSISYPHIIKYNYDNETDEDYLIKLADKI; from the coding sequence ATGAATTTTTTTAAATTTAATATTGATCAGGCCATAAGAAATGTTCAGAATGATTTCCCATTTGGTCAAGAATATATGGATCCATTTAATCTAAAATATAAGTATATAATTTCAGAAATATTACAATTTGCACCTCCCCCATCTAATATATTATCTATTGGAGCGGGTCCTTGTGATCTTGAAGCAATATTAGCGGACATGTACTTCCAAGTCACTGCTATTGATGATTTAAACGATCATTGGCATTTATTAGGTAATAATCGGATAAGAATTAAAGAATTTGCTCAAAGACATAATGTAGATTTATTAGAATCTTCGGTAAAAGGAATAAAAAATAAAGATGAACAATATGATGTTGTTTTATTACTTGACATAATCGAACATATTGTTGGGAGTCCTAGAGAGTTACTAAATTATGCTATTTCTTCATTGAAACCAAATGGATTATTAATAATTCAGACACCAAATACAGCATCATTAAATCATAGAATTAAGATTATTTTTGGAAAATCAAACCAAGTTGACTTAAATTTCATTTTTTGGAACATTGGTGAATATCGAAGTCATTTTCGTGAATATACTCGCTTTGAAATGGAACAAATGTTATCTTTTGAAAATTTAATCAATATTAATTCGAAAATGAGAAATATATTACTATATCTAATTCCTCACAAAAGATTTTTGGAAAAAGTTGTGTTTATTACATATAGATTAATATGTGATTTATGGCCAAATTTTAGGGATAGCATTTTAATTAGTGGAAGGAAACCTTCAAATTGGTCTTCGATTGAACCATCCCTAAGCAAATTTTCTATTAGCTATCCTCATATAATTAAATATAATTATGATAATGAAACCGATGAAGATTATTTAATAAAATTAGCGGATAAAATATGA
- a CDS encoding glycosyltransferase family 4 protein: MKIVFISTGLIEQDNYPHPNLGGQTQIWGLSKEFVKNGHDVIIIIADKTANITIVDGVKLIAINTGIKDEFFFGIVSQFIFSYKIIKHIIKLNPHVIISRFRYSGFFSSQLDIPCLFILASPDALEYTKKVNVKGGFFKKIFFYFNRFIESKVMANSDQIIVLNIFLKDYLSNFYSSNKVTFLPNAINPKEYSNKGDNNFILFAGRFDWNKRPEVVIKAYSQLNPKLRHKFRLLIVGRAWDNFYEKKINSLINSLKLTESVEIIPWLKKPELQQLMERCSVLVVPSLYEVFPNVILEAMASEKVVIASNIPGTQDIIINKVNGFLFSKEDIFELKKILHIVLSDTLLREKIGKNARYSIINKYSIDKIALEYLENIKKIPKKTM, from the coding sequence ATGAAAATTGTATTCATTTCAACTGGACTTATAGAACAAGATAATTACCCACATCCAAATCTTGGTGGACAAACTCAAATTTGGGGTTTGTCTAAAGAATTTGTCAAAAATGGACATGATGTAATAATAATTATAGCTGATAAAACAGCAAACATAACTATAGTTGATGGAGTAAAATTAATTGCAATTAACACAGGGATAAAGGATGAATTTTTCTTTGGAATTGTATCTCAATTCATATTTTCATATAAAATTATCAAACACATCATTAAGTTAAATCCTCATGTGATCATTTCTAGATTTCGTTATAGTGGATTTTTTTCGTCTCAACTGGATATCCCTTGTTTATTTATATTGGCGTCACCCGATGCATTAGAATATACAAAAAAAGTTAATGTAAAAGGAGGTTTTTTTAAGAAGATTTTTTTTTACTTTAATCGATTTATCGAATCTAAGGTCATGGCAAATTCTGACCAAATTATCGTATTAAACATATTTTTAAAGGATTATTTATCAAATTTTTACTCCTCAAATAAAGTTACATTTTTACCAAACGCAATAAATCCCAAAGAGTATTCTAATAAGGGTGATAACAACTTTATTCTTTTTGCTGGAAGATTTGATTGGAACAAACGCCCAGAGGTTGTAATTAAGGCATATTCACAATTAAATCCTAAATTGAGGCATAAATTCAGATTATTGATAGTAGGCAGAGCATGGGACAATTTTTACGAAAAAAAAATAAATTCACTAATTAATTCATTAAAACTTACAGAATCTGTTGAAATTATACCATGGCTCAAAAAACCAGAATTACAACAATTAATGGAAAGGTGCTCTGTATTAGTTGTGCCTTCATTATATGAAGTCTTTCCAAACGTTATTTTAGAAGCTATGGCATCAGAGAAAGTAGTAATTGCAAGTAATATTCCAGGAACTCAAGATATTATTATTAATAAAGTTAATGGTTTCTTATTTTCAAAAGAAGATATATTCGAATTAAAAAAAATATTACATATTGTATTATCAGACACCCTACTAAGAGAAAAAATTGGGAAAAATGCAAGATATTCAATTATCAATAAGTACTCTATCGACAAGATAGCATTGGAATATTTAGAAAATATAAAAAAAATTCCTAAGAAAACCATGTGA
- a CDS encoding glycosyltransferase — MNSIQICLVMFGGPFDTICHRIEQRIRIFQHISTKFYLLIDKMPNTCKNLLSCSIIDLNVNYPNNTIHIISTKNRFFLYMLYLLSLLKMVKSLFKYKSVDIIIFSSGIPFILPLIIQSRILRKKVIVMAGGSIFYSSLMDIKKNLFYLKILRFFELLCYYSVTTIAVESEKSERNLNLYKFKNKVKIFGSFVYIDTDKFSPSIAYENRKFIVGFIGGFFNNKGILNFVRSIDYLSSSSNNISYLIIGDGPIKESVKATINSQNSFNRIHLISWVSHNDIPSFLNEMRLLVVPSYSEGIPAIILEAMSCGTPVLSTSVGGISDIIKDGKNGFILESNTPECIAKKIEIAMNYYNIQKISKNARDVIKKEYSYKEIIQRYDIIINKNG, encoded by the coding sequence ATGAACTCAATTCAAATATGTTTAGTAATGTTTGGAGGTCCTTTCGACACCATATGCCATCGTATTGAACAGAGAATCAGGATATTTCAACACATTTCAACAAAATTTTATCTATTAATAGATAAAATGCCAAATACATGTAAAAATCTTTTAAGTTGTAGTATTATCGATTTAAATGTTAATTATCCAAATAATACTATCCACATTATCTCCACTAAAAATAGATTCTTTTTATATATGCTTTACTTACTATCACTGTTAAAAATGGTCAAATCTCTTTTTAAATATAAATCAGTAGATATTATCATTTTTTCTTCAGGAATTCCATTTATTCTACCTCTTATTATTCAATCAAGAATATTAAGAAAGAAGGTCATTGTAATGGCAGGTGGTTCTATTTTTTATTCATCTCTAATGGATATCAAAAAGAATCTATTTTATTTAAAAATTTTGCGCTTTTTTGAATTGTTGTGTTATTACTCAGTTACAACGATTGCAGTGGAATCAGAGAAATCAGAAAGAAATTTGAATCTTTATAAATTTAAGAATAAAGTTAAAATATTTGGTTCTTTTGTTTATATCGATACTGATAAATTTTCTCCATCTATTGCTTATGAAAACCGAAAATTTATTGTTGGATTTATTGGAGGATTTTTTAACAATAAAGGAATATTAAACTTTGTCAGATCAATTGATTATCTATCTAGTTCATCAAATAATATATCTTATTTAATCATAGGAGATGGCCCGATAAAAGAATCCGTGAAAGCTACAATTAATTCACAAAATTCTTTTAATCGGATACATTTAATCAGTTGGGTTTCGCATAATGATATTCCAAGTTTTTTAAATGAGATGCGTTTGTTAGTAGTTCCATCATATAGTGAAGGAATTCCAGCCATAATTCTTGAAGCAATGTCATGTGGAACACCGGTTCTATCCACATCTGTTGGAGGAATTTCTGATATTATTAAAGACGGCAAAAATGGATTCATTCTCGAATCCAATACTCCAGAATGTATTGCAAAAAAAATCGAAATTGCAATGAACTATTATAATATCCAAAAAATATCAAAAAATGCACGAGATGTTATAAAAAAGGAGTATTCATATAAAGAAATTATCCAACGATACGATATAATTATTAATAAAAATGGATGA